One window of Acipenser ruthenus chromosome 52, fAciRut3.2 maternal haplotype, whole genome shotgun sequence genomic DNA carries:
- the LOC117433133 gene encoding platelet-derived growth factor subunit B-like isoform X2, translating into MYSQSCELKSRRHDAFASIARVFHLLPDVCWLTGGQDSRGDSSETPKQRDPFHPGSAASLADRLQEDSLPDQAVPFRRQLRSNSSLSRVMRSLQGLAVEADMAVPAQCQPRTEVLELTRGMVDRSNTNFLVWPLCVEVQRCSGCCNTHSMHCRPTRVQPRHLQVVKIEYVQKKARHGKALVTVEDHLECRCEAVAPQRSAQHSKHKPVTPVPAMTPPRVTQPRSKQLLRRKHRKLKHISQKAALKELLPR; encoded by the exons ATGTACAGTCAATCTTGCGAACTGAAATCGAGGCGGCACGATGCATTTGCGAGCATTGCTCGTGTCTTTCACTTGCTTCCTGACGTTTGCTGGCTCACAG GGGGACAAGATTCCCGAGGCGATAGTTCGGAAACTCCGAAGCAGCGCGATCCATTCCATCCAGGATCTGCAGCGTCTCTTGCAGATAGACTCC AAGAAGATTCACTGCCTGACCAGGCTGTGCCATTCAGAAGGCAGCTGAGATCCAATTCCAGCTTGAGTAGAGTGATGCGCAGCCTACAGG gCCTGGCGGTGGAAGCTGATATGGCCGTGCCTGCGCAGTGCCAGCCTCGCACCGAGGTCCTGGAGCTCACCAGAGGCATGGTGGACCGCAGCAACACCAACTTCCTGGTGTGGCCGCTCTGCGTAGAGGTGCAGCGCTGCTCAGGGTGCTGCAACACCCACAGCATGCACTGCAGACCCACCCGAGTGCAACCACGCCACCTACAG GTGGTGAAGATTGAATATGTGCAGAAGAAAGCTCGCCATGGGAAGGCGCTGGTCACTGTGGAGGACCACCTGGAGTGCCGGTGTGAGGCCGTCGCCCCCCAGCGCTCGGCACAGCACTCCAAACACAAACCAG TCACGCCGGTCCCTGCAATGACACCCCCTAGAGTCACGCAGCCCCGATCGAAGCAGCTGCTCAGGAGGAAACACCGCAAGTTAAAACACATCTCCCAGAAGGCAGCACTGAAAGAGCTGCTCCCCAGATAG
- the LOC117433133 gene encoding platelet-derived growth factor subunit B-like isoform X1, with the protein MYSQSCELKSRRHDAFASIARVFHLLPDVCWLTGGQDSRGDSSETPKQRDPFHPGSAASLADRLQEDSLPDQAVPFRRQLRSNSSLSRVMRSLQGLAVEADMAVPAQCQPRTEVLELTRGMVDRSNTNFLVWPLCVEVQRCSGCCNTHSMHCRPTRVQPRHLQVVKIEYVQKKARHGKALVTVEDHLECRCEAVAPQRSAQHSKHKPAVTPVPAMTPPRVTQPRSKQLLRRKHRKLKHISQKAALKELLPR; encoded by the exons ATGTACAGTCAATCTTGCGAACTGAAATCGAGGCGGCACGATGCATTTGCGAGCATTGCTCGTGTCTTTCACTTGCTTCCTGACGTTTGCTGGCTCACAG GGGGACAAGATTCCCGAGGCGATAGTTCGGAAACTCCGAAGCAGCGCGATCCATTCCATCCAGGATCTGCAGCGTCTCTTGCAGATAGACTCC AAGAAGATTCACTGCCTGACCAGGCTGTGCCATTCAGAAGGCAGCTGAGATCCAATTCCAGCTTGAGTAGAGTGATGCGCAGCCTACAGG gCCTGGCGGTGGAAGCTGATATGGCCGTGCCTGCGCAGTGCCAGCCTCGCACCGAGGTCCTGGAGCTCACCAGAGGCATGGTGGACCGCAGCAACACCAACTTCCTGGTGTGGCCGCTCTGCGTAGAGGTGCAGCGCTGCTCAGGGTGCTGCAACACCCACAGCATGCACTGCAGACCCACCCGAGTGCAACCACGCCACCTACAG GTGGTGAAGATTGAATATGTGCAGAAGAAAGCTCGCCATGGGAAGGCGCTGGTCACTGTGGAGGACCACCTGGAGTGCCGGTGTGAGGCCGTCGCCCCCCAGCGCTCGGCACAGCACTCCAAACACAAACCAG CAGTCACGCCGGTCCCTGCAATGACACCCCCTAGAGTCACGCAGCCCCGATCGAAGCAGCTGCTCAGGAGGAAACACCGCAAGTTAAAACACATCTCCCAGAAGGCAGCACTGAAAGAGCTGCTCCCCAGATAG
- the LOC117433133 gene encoding platelet-derived growth factor subunit B-like isoform X3, giving the protein MHLRALLVSFTCFLTFAGSQGDKIPEAIVRKLRSSAIHSIQDLQRLLQIDSVEEDSLPDQAVPFRRQLRSNSSLSRVMRSLQGLAVEADMAVPAQCQPRTEVLELTRGMVDRSNTNFLVWPLCVEVQRCSGCCNTHSMHCRPTRVQPRHLQVVKIEYVQKKARHGKALVTVEDHLECRCEAVAPQRSAQHSKHKPAVTPVPAMTPPRVTQPRSKQLLRRKHRKLKHISQKAALKELLPR; this is encoded by the exons ATGCATTTGCGAGCATTGCTCGTGTCTTTCACTTGCTTCCTGACGTTTGCTGGCTCACAG GGGGACAAGATTCCCGAGGCGATAGTTCGGAAACTCCGAAGCAGCGCGATCCATTCCATCCAGGATCTGCAGCGTCTCTTGCAGATAGACTCCGTAG AAGAAGATTCACTGCCTGACCAGGCTGTGCCATTCAGAAGGCAGCTGAGATCCAATTCCAGCTTGAGTAGAGTGATGCGCAGCCTACAGG gCCTGGCGGTGGAAGCTGATATGGCCGTGCCTGCGCAGTGCCAGCCTCGCACCGAGGTCCTGGAGCTCACCAGAGGCATGGTGGACCGCAGCAACACCAACTTCCTGGTGTGGCCGCTCTGCGTAGAGGTGCAGCGCTGCTCAGGGTGCTGCAACACCCACAGCATGCACTGCAGACCCACCCGAGTGCAACCACGCCACCTACAG GTGGTGAAGATTGAATATGTGCAGAAGAAAGCTCGCCATGGGAAGGCGCTGGTCACTGTGGAGGACCACCTGGAGTGCCGGTGTGAGGCCGTCGCCCCCCAGCGCTCGGCACAGCACTCCAAACACAAACCAG CAGTCACGCCGGTCCCTGCAATGACACCCCCTAGAGTCACGCAGCCCCGATCGAAGCAGCTGCTCAGGAGGAAACACCGCAAGTTAAAACACATCTCCCAGAAGGCAGCACTGAAAGAGCTGCTCCCCAGATAG